The nucleotide sequence GCATCACGAGGACACTCCGGTACTCGCCGAAGTCCTGGCCCAGGACACCATCAGCGACGAAGTCCTCGACCGATGGCGGCTGCCGGGGGCCAACGCGTCCCGGGTATGGGAAGAGCGCTTCGGCGAGGAGGTGTACGTACCCGCCGCGACCGAGGCTCTGGCCGGCGCCCTCGAATCGACCGGCCTTACCGCCGACCGGATCGACCACCTCGTCGTCGCGGGCCTGCACGGGCGCGCCTGCCGCGCCGTCGGCAAGGCCGCGGGCGTCCGACCGGAGGCCGTCGTCCCCGATCTCGCGGACAAGATCGGCAACGCCGGCACGGCCCAGCCCGGAATTCTGCTCGCCGACGTCCTCGACCGATGCCGCCCCGGCGAGACCATCGCCCTGGTGGTTCTGGGGGACGGGGCGGCCGTCTTGGTGCTGCGCGCTACCGAGGCCCTGCCCGCCCGTCGTCCACCACGCCCCGTCGCGGCACAGATCGCCGCACACGGCCCCGCCCTGAAGTACGCCACCTACCTGACCTGGCGGGGGCTGCTGGACCGCGAGCCGCCCCGCCGCCCCGACCCCGAACCGCCGTACGCGCCGCCCTCGCACCGGCGCATCGGCTGGAAGTACGCCCTGGTCGCATCCCGCTGCACCGCCTGCGGCACGCGCCAGATGCCGCCCGGTCGGGTCTGCGTGGCCTGCCGGAGCGTCGACGCCACGACCGACGAGCCGGTCGCGAACGTCCAGGGCACGGTGGCCAACTCCACCGTCGACCGGCTGGCCTTCACCCCCAGTCCGCCCATGCTCGTGGTTGTCGTGGA is from Yinghuangia sp. ASG 101 and encodes:
- a CDS encoding OB-fold domain-containing protein, with protein sequence MAGIIAYGAYLPYHRLERADISAALGTGGGKGARTVASYDEDSTSMGVEAARIAVDAPAIRERVDQLYLATATPAYLDKTNATAVHAALALDPHVLAVDMVGSVRSGAGALITAARAAGPTLAVLSDIRTGLPGGADERDGGDGAAAFVFGAHHEDTPVLAEVLAQDTISDEVLDRWRLPGANASRVWEERFGEEVYVPAATEALAGALESTGLTADRIDHLVVAGLHGRACRAVGKAAGVRPEAVVPDLADKIGNAGTAQPGILLADVLDRCRPGETIALVVLGDGAAVLVLRATEALPARRPPRPVAAQIAAHGPALKYATYLTWRGLLDREPPRRPDPEPPYAPPSHRRIGWKYALVASRCTACGTRQMPPGRVCVACRSVDATTDEPVANVQGTVANSTVDRLAFTPSPPMLVVVVDFDGGGRLRCQLTDAHEADTAVGTRVEMTFRRTLTANGVHNYFWKARPVRTAVPDQA